The region CTATAGCCACTGTTCTGGAAAAGCTGTGGTCAGACTTGATGGTGCTTACAGAGTACCTCTGGGATGATGTCCACAGAATCAAAGCTTTGGCGAAACGGATTCATAAAGATCACTCTCTTGCCAAGCACAGTGTTAACTGCGGAGTGCTTGGGCTTACAATTTTCAGCAGGATAAAAGCTGATGCTTTTGCTAAAAAAGAAATTACCAGAAATCACTTTAACAGACTTACTGCCGGGCTGTTTTTGCATGATCTCGGGATGACAAAAATACCTGCTTTCATTCGTGAAAAACCGAAACCGCTGACTACTGATGAGCGTAATAAAGTAGATAAACATCCTCTTATCGGTTATGAAATGCTTAGTAAGCTGGACCTTAAATATAAGGAAATTGAGGCATGCGTACTTGAGCATCATGAACGTTTGAATGGGAAAGGGTATCCTCAGAAAAAGTCAGGGAAAGATATCAGTCAGTTAGGCCGTCTTTGCGGCGCGATTGATTCGTATTGCGCCATGATTACGGTAAGGCCTTATGCGGAAGTGATTGAGCCTATTAGTGCCGCATCAATGATTTCGCAAGATCCTAAATATGATCCTGAGATAACAAAGTTTATTCAAGCATGGGCTTTGACTATTAAGAAATAGATTTTAAAATATGTTTATAAAAAAACAGCCCGCTATATTGATAGCGGGCTGTTTTTATTTGCGGCAGATAAGTTTTTAAAACTGCGTTACGAGATCTCTGGTCAGTTCACGGTATACATCGCTGATTAGAACAACACCTATAATACTGCCTCCTTCCTGTACCAACGCCCATGAACGATGTTTTTTGCGGAACAGTTCCAGCACCACAAGCATTGGGTCTCTCGGTTTAAGGATCGGAATATTTGTCTCAATATGATCATCAAGCGAGCTGTGACTGCAAGCAGTTCCTGCTCTTTTAAAAGCTCGGTCCCAGTCTGTATTCTCATCCAGATATAAATCTTCATCTTTCAGGACTTTTTCTTCAACTGCTTTGAGCATAGTCCAAATGGATGCGACTCCTTTAAGTGATCCATTTTTTTTCTTTACCACCACAATATTATTATCAGGAGCGGTTTTCATACTGTCTCGAAGAAGTCTTATTGCTTCAGCAAGACTGGCTGATTCGTCAATAGTTGCAAAATCTTCATGCATCATATCCCAAGCTCTTTTTCTCAGCAACATCTATATCTCCTTCGCAAAGTAATTGTTATTTATATGAAAATATACATATTCCAGAAAAAATGGGCAAGCATTCATTTACTTTACCCTGTTAACTAAGGATTAAAGCATATCCTTCCTGATCACGTAAAGAGTAAGAAAGACTAAAAGGACTCTTTAATTACAGAATTTAAAAATTTTAATCAAAATCTGCAAGCAGGGGACCGACATGAATACCGGCGACCACCGGATTTTCCATATAGCTCTGACTTATTCTCCAATATGCTTGATGCAGAGGAGCAGAAGTTATTCCGTTTTGCAAAGAGTTGTATGCTTCCAGAAAAGCTGCCAGATGATCACATAGTTTGAGAAGCTCGCCATCTCTAGGGTCGTAGCAATCGTCATTGTAGCGGGAATCCAGTTCTTCTGTAGTGACTTTTTTAGCGCAACCATCAATTATAGCAGCGGATTGAAATTCTGAACCTGTATCTGAACCGAGGAAATATCCGAGTCTAGAGACTATGGATTCATATCCATTATCGATAAGTGGTTTGTTTATTCTTGTCTCAACTTCCTGATCTTCATACTCTTTGATCAAGTCTCCGATTGTTGGGTCAGCTTTTTTTACAGGGGAGATAATATCACGTGTAAGAAGTTCCGGCAGATCATGGAAAAGTCCTGCAAAGAAATTATTCTGTCGTCTTGCCGGGCAAGCCCCTATTTCAAGACTGAAAAACCATGCAAAAGTCGCAACAATATAAACATGACCGAGGACAGATGTTTCTGGTATTCTTGGAGTTTGAGACCATCTTGTTTGAAACCTTAGTCGCCCGCATAGATCAGCGAACTTGCCTAAGACCGTGGTTTCTGAGTTGAGCAGCTCTTGAACTCCTTTGAGATCACAGTGACATTTAAGACGTGATTTGAAATTTTCTTCTATGGCAATCAGTTCATCATCCGGCTGATTCAAATGTTTCAGGAGTTTGAACTCAGAATAACTTGCGTACATGTGGGAAGCAGATAGAATTCTTGCAGAAATAGTAGTGTCATCAGGATTCAAATGGAAATTTTTAAGTCTCTCCCAGAATTCATTCCCGAGCGGCATTAAGCGTGGGCGTAATTGCTTGAGTACCCACTGGGCCAGTTTACGATAATGCTCTGGATTTTCTTTAATTCGGTAGAACACTGGTGGTTTAATGTCGGTAATGACTATTCTGAATAGATATTCGAAAATCCCGCCTTCAACAATTTGATTTCCAAGTTTTATTTTTTCTCGGGGGGACATGTGCTCACTGTTTAGGGTAAAAAGAATCCATGCTGCAATCATTTTGTGAGCCTGCTTATCCACTTCAACCAGCTCCATTGGACGCAGTTTGTCATTCCAGCGTTTCATAAACGAGCCGGAAAAAATAAGTTGGAGTAAACTTTTTCGAATATTAGGCATAATAAATCTCGTTTATTAAGGATTAAAGTTATGTTGTTTTAGTATAATTACAAGATATTAGCATGTCTATTTTTCTCTTAAAATATCTTTAACAAAGGGCACTGCGAATTTTGCGGAATGAACTGCTTTATTTCCGGCTTTTCGGAGCAAAGATCCTTCATGTCGCTAAGTAGATAGGCCGTAGGAGATTTAAGTAACTTTGGGTTTATTTTTAACGGTTTGCAGAAGACTTCTCCCCAATTGGTATTATATACGAGGCATATTCTTTCAATCTTATTTGTCTCTCTGGGAACAGATAAATTGACAATGAAAAAAGCTCTTAAAATGCGCTCAGGCTTTAAGGTTTCCTCAATAGGTGTATCAAAGACTGTTTTTGGCGGGAAAAATTTTTTCAGCTCTCTAAATAGATTGCGTATATCACGGTCTCTTACCGGTGATGCGCTAAGGTCCATTTTAATTTTTATACTGCTGTCGTACAATTTATTAAGCACAAGCCAAACAAGCATCGGTGCAAGAGTCTGGGCTGATTTAATTTCTGTGATAACATTTCTTGAACCAGATTCATCAAGATATTCACCGTTCAATACCCACTTTTTAGGTGTTGGGCGGGATACAAAAATTTTGTTAAAGAAGTGTGTCTTAGGCCCCGGCAGACAAAGTCTGGTTACTTTAAATTGACGTTTTGTATAGTTTGCCGCAATCTTACGTCCAAGTTTTGTAAGATCGTCAGGGGAAATGGAAACTCCGGAAAAACGATCCTGTTCCTCTCCTATTTTTTTATACGTATTAAGCATGAAAAGGTTTATCTGTTCGCCAAGATTAAGCACTGATTTGAAATCTGTAAGGTTTACATCAGCTTGTTTGCCAGATTCTGTACTTTGTTTCGAAATATTCGCCGAAAATTCATTGAGTTCTTTTTCTTCCGTACGCTCAGGAATTTTATTTGTAGTATTCCCTTCAAGCATTCCGCATTTTAGCCGTAAAGCCATTCCGGTAAGCCATGCATCTTTAAATTTGCTTTGCTTGTGGTAAAAAGAAGCAAGCTCTTGGTACATAAGCATATAGGGATCGACATGGAGTAAATCACGTCGCCCCTCAAGAATGTTCTTTTTGATGGTTTCACACAGCAGAGGAGCTTTTGTACCTGAAGTATACCGTTCAAGCAGGCCAAATTTCATAATAGATTTGAAAGGACTTTTGACTCCTTTAACAATTTGCCAGAGCGATGCTCCAAAAAATTCTTCATCAGGAATATGCGGGACATTGCCTAGATCTACAGCAAAGTTTTGACCTTTAAAAGCTGTAACCCTTTTCTTTGCAGTCTGGTAAATTTTGTCGCTTGCATTCGCGGTAGTGAACCACCAAAGTGGAGGTTTGCCTGCGATAAGAAGGGCAGATCGATAAAATTCTTCTTTGAGAATGGCCCCTTGTGCAGAACCAGAGCTTTCAGCATCACTTATTCCAAAGTTGTTATTTTGCACGTCCTGTACATCCATCAGAAAAAAATGAACTTCTACCGAGAATTTTTTCATAGCCCATTCTTCGATCAGGGTGAGCTTGTTTTGTAAGAGATCTCTACTTGCAACTGAACTGAGCGAAAAGTCGCAGCATACCCAGCAGTCAAGATCAGATGCAGGTGTTTGTGCAATTGTCCCTACGCTTCCTATTGTAAGTATTGTCTGAATAGGAATAAATCCTTCAGATGGGGCTGCCTGTTCAAGTTTTGGGAAAAGTTCTTCCAGAATAGCCGTTGCTTCAGGCGACAGAGTGTATCCGGCAATTTGGGTCGGGACCGGATTAGAAGTTAATTTTAGCCATTTTTCAAATTTGTCTGTATGGATAAGTGCAGGCAGTATTTTGAAGAAAATTTTTGCTTTAGCATCTAATTTTTCTTGAGCCCAATTTGTACGCCGTTCATTGTTTTCTGCAAATTTTTCGTAGTTGCGGTTGATGTCTTTTATCGCGAACCATCTTTTTATTGCTTTATAAATGAGTTCGCGTGAAGGGGCATCAAATCGGCTTAATCCTAACGGTT is a window of Desulfovibrio sp. UCD-KL4C DNA encoding:
- a CDS encoding HD domain-containing phosphohydrolase, whose protein sequence is MDSISTSGECYGMNAKGKITVPEGLNEEFYQITSDIIQSFNKFRPPLDLFLFKEDIGRIAPFYKLGERLTKERIEELGDLVQQGLIFVSRADHTVYVKHIAYQLDLVLIDRNLKESEIADIFLEALTMRMTEFFDQPIATVLEKLWSDLMVLTEYLWDDVHRIKALAKRIHKDHSLAKHSVNCGVLGLTIFSRIKADAFAKKEITRNHFNRLTAGLFLHDLGMTKIPAFIREKPKPLTTDERNKVDKHPLIGYEMLSKLDLKYKEIEACVLEHHERLNGKGYPQKKSGKDISQLGRLCGAIDSYCAMITVRPYAEVIEPISAASMISQDPKYDPEITKFIQAWALTIKK
- a CDS encoding CBS domain-containing protein encodes the protein MLLRKRAWDMMHEDFATIDESASLAEAIRLLRDSMKTAPDNNIVVVKKKNGSLKGVASIWTMLKAVEEKVLKDEDLYLDENTDWDRAFKRAGTACSHSSLDDHIETNIPILKPRDPMLVVLELFRKKHRSWALVQEGGSIIGVVLISDVYRELTRDLVTQF
- a CDS encoding HD domain-containing protein, translating into MPNIRKSLLQLIFSGSFMKRWNDKLRPMELVEVDKQAHKMIAAWILFTLNSEHMSPREKIKLGNQIVEGGIFEYLFRIVITDIKPPVFYRIKENPEHYRKLAQWVLKQLRPRLMPLGNEFWERLKNFHLNPDDTTISARILSASHMYASYSEFKLLKHLNQPDDELIAIEENFKSRLKCHCDLKGVQELLNSETTVLGKFADLCGRLRFQTRWSQTPRIPETSVLGHVYIVATFAWFFSLEIGACPARRQNNFFAGLFHDLPELLTRDIISPVKKADPTIGDLIKEYEDQEVETRINKPLIDNGYESIVSRLGYFLGSDTGSEFQSAAIIDGCAKKVTTEELDSRYNDDCYDPRDGELLKLCDHLAAFLEAYNSLQNGITSAPLHQAYWRISQSYMENPVVAGIHVGPLLADFD
- a CDS encoding class I adenylate cyclase, translating into MAEPVKSENLLRELRRFNLYPLEDRQLYDLRAKVESIFPYPPTSLDPKQDAKFAVLFYGLALKSLETEATSTPATPSANKSDDSAVFISLDTLSNLELFGHTLAAQILSNKLMPLSKVKEWFNQQTRSSHIAIADRMIALRQELHHERENFARSIISKVSEFEPEEAISLFKENGTKKGQMTFFTLEKIMTGNYGAKCRNEFINPESLEKISYFSETIPSYPDTELVTDVALHLKSMDPLVMEKILYAISKLAESIDQPLLKEIIPLAESPTQSLGKAAMDIIAKFGKQKSGAAFAGLFNQAPKIRAEIINRLPRLNSDNFTKFMAKISPRFHTPVISALFSTLCEEDPHCFAQNISAMRKNSRSKPDKELSELIADSIRLDTPATPPKPPSPSGRDVAGIEFIQTGAPIVLNIEKKQITQGFKRIFGKEMEESDSLPDIYSDAQISNQRIHKLNRVRSLAREITFQLCTFNASDFNASTMEKCKFIGCKFESTSFSNTILKECTFTNCTFSGCSFSNTMLYDTSIIKCTSVATHFDAAIFFLCSVNRSKFSATTLAGANFFRTLIKSCIFNISDFRKAVFFRGAIHGVSFKNSDFKKTLFNNTEVSNISLVNCSTEKCQAVNVSTDVSALLTAMRKTLNDRLAERERLKKKPLGLSRFDAPSRELIYKAIKRWFAIKDINRNYEKFAENNERRTNWAQEKLDAKAKIFFKILPALIHTDKFEKWLKLTSNPVPTQIAGYTLSPEATAILEELFPKLEQAAPSEGFIPIQTILTIGSVGTIAQTPASDLDCWVCCDFSLSSVASRDLLQNKLTLIEEWAMKKFSVEVHFFLMDVQDVQNNNFGISDAESSGSAQGAILKEEFYRSALLIAGKPPLWWFTTANASDKIYQTAKKRVTAFKGQNFAVDLGNVPHIPDEEFFGASLWQIVKGVKSPFKSIMKFGLLERYTSGTKAPLLCETIKKNILEGRRDLLHVDPYMLMYQELASFYHKQSKFKDAWLTGMALRLKCGMLEGNTTNKIPERTEEKELNEFSANISKQSTESGKQADVNLTDFKSVLNLGEQINLFMLNTYKKIGEEQDRFSGVSISPDDLTKLGRKIAANYTKRQFKVTRLCLPGPKTHFFNKIFVSRPTPKKWVLNGEYLDESGSRNVITEIKSAQTLAPMLVWLVLNKLYDSSIKIKMDLSASPVRDRDIRNLFRELKKFFPPKTVFDTPIEETLKPERILRAFFIVNLSVPRETNKIERICLVYNTNWGEVFCKPLKINPKLLKSPTAYLLSDMKDLCSEKPEIKQFIPQNSQCPLLKIF